From Nitrospirota bacterium, a single genomic window includes:
- a CDS encoding gas vesicle protein has protein sequence MAQQMMHATQATNLADILERVLDKGIVIAGDIRINLADIELLNIKIRLLIASVDKALEMGINWWQTDPYLSSKVADVEEQNKGFGKRLERMEKALKSK, from the coding sequence ATGGCACAACAGATGATGCATGCGACACAGGCCACAAACTTGGCGGACATCTTAGAGCGGGTTTTAGATAAAGGAATCGTCATCGCCGGAGACATCAGGATAAACCTCGCGGACATCGAACTCCTAAACATTAAGATAAGGCTACTAATAGCCTCTGTGGACAAGGCTCTTGAAATGGGGATAAACTGGTGGCAGACCGACCCTTATCTTTCCTCTAAGGTAGCTGATGTAGAGGAGCAAAACAAGGGTTTTGGAAAGAGGCTGGAGCGCATGGAGAAAGCCCTGAAGAGCAAATGA
- a CDS encoding gas vesicle protein K: MSSIALSRNVSLVEALDRVLDKGAVLSGDLMLSVADVDLVFVGLRVMIASVDTAEKVRGATGSPISGAKFSMGKRCLPKTSTQEHEDRCNRAFLTETKDIKGADSPAEKVEQGLAKLALTIVELIRQLMEKQALRRIDRGSVTGEEAERLGAAFMKLEGKMIELKEIFGLKDEELNLSLGPLGDLI, from the coding sequence GTGAGCAGTATCGCCCTATCAAGAAATGTTAGCCTCGTGGAGGCCCTCGACAGGGTATTAGACAAAGGTGCGGTCCTGAGCGGGGACTTAATGCTTTCCGTAGCAGATGTGGACCTGGTCTTCGTAGGTCTCAGGGTAATGATTGCCTCTGTGGATACTGCTGAAAAGGTGCGTGGCGCAACAGGCAGTCCGATTTCTGGCGCCAAGTTTAGCATGGGAAAGAGGTGCCTACCTAAAACCAGCACACAGGAGCACGAAGACCGATGTAACAGAGCGTTTTTGACCGAAACTAAAGACATAAAGGGCGCAGATTCCCCGGCGGAAAAGGTCGAGCAGGGACTGGCAAAACTGGCGCTGACCATTGTGGAGCTCATCAGACAGCTCATGGAAAAACAAGCCCTAAGGAGAATAGACAGAGGGTCGGTTACGGGTGAAGAGGCCGAAAGGCTCGGTGCTGCATTCATGAAACTGGAGGGCAAGATGATAGAGCTTAAAGAGATATTCGGGCTCAAGGACGAGGAACTTAATCTGAGCCTAGGCCCCTTAGGGGATTTAATATGA
- a CDS encoding GvpL/GvpF family gas vesicle protein — MSSELIYLYCLTGKIPENKVIAGIDGNVRFIPNKGIHAVVSRVKEGAFTKNLKENLSDMRWVESKVLAHAQVVAKMSEHATIIPFKFATVFRTSRSLRAMLDAHRDELNDLLNRLEGKEEWGLKVYCGAERLSTACRDKQIRKIDREISSVSAGKAYLLRKKKQKVIEDIATEKISEWSGECLETLSQWSAETRINRLIPKEMTGRNEEMILNFAFLVDKSRLSGFINGVDLLKDKLPLLDLDCTGPWPPYNFCR, encoded by the coding sequence GTGTCTTCAGAGTTGATTTATCTATACTGCCTGACCGGAAAAATCCCGGAGAACAAGGTCATCGCAGGCATTGACGGCAATGTCCGCTTTATCCCCAACAAAGGCATCCATGCAGTAGTAAGCAGGGTGAAAGAGGGCGCATTTACAAAAAACCTTAAGGAAAACCTGTCTGACATGAGATGGGTCGAGTCTAAGGTGCTGGCTCATGCGCAGGTTGTGGCAAAGATGAGTGAACACGCCACAATCATACCCTTTAAATTCGCCACCGTCTTCAGGACGAGCAGAAGCCTCAGGGCGATGCTCGATGCCCACCGTGACGAATTAAATGATCTCCTGAACCGACTGGAAGGCAAAGAAGAATGGGGTCTCAAGGTCTACTGCGGCGCGGAAAGACTCAGTACTGCCTGCCGGGACAAACAGATTCGGAAAATAGACAGGGAGATCAGTTCCGTTTCAGCAGGGAAAGCATATCTCTTAAGAAAGAAAAAACAGAAGGTGATAGAGGATATCGCAACCGAAAAAATCAGTGAGTGGTCAGGAGAATGTCTTGAGACACTCAGCCAATGGAGTGCCGAGACCCGCATCAACAGGCTGATTCCGAAAGAGATGACCGGGCGGAATGAGGAGATGATTCTCAACTTTGCTTTTCTGGTGGACAAGAGCAGACTCAGTGGCTTCATAAACGGTGTGGACCTGCTGAAGGACAAATTACCCTTGCTTGACCTCGATTGCACAGGGCCATGGCCGCCGTATAATTTCTGTCGATAA